One genomic segment of Nothobranchius furzeri strain GRZ-AD chromosome 10, NfurGRZ-RIMD1, whole genome shotgun sequence includes these proteins:
- the LOC107395671 gene encoding perforin-1: MTSDLALLLLVLSSVSTARSQLNLSNLHASDLPSDIFGTTDGYVKVFCGSASLGKTSVRKDTVNPWWSEKFTHFQAQENDVLRLEVFDDDLLFDDLLGVCQRQIKLGTHQHDCYLKKGGILHYTYTLG; encoded by the coding sequence ATGACCTCCGACTTGGCCCTCCTCCTGCTGGTTCTAAGCAGCGTCAGTACGGCTCGCTCTCAACTTAATCTGTCCAACCTGCATGCCAGTGACCTTCCGTCTGACATCTTTGGAACCACCGACGGTTATGTGAAGGTTTTCTGTGGTTCTGCCTCTTTGGGTAAAACGTCTGTACGTAAGGACACAGTGAATCCCTGGTGGTCGGAGAAGTTCACCCACTTCCAGGCTCAGGAGAATGACGTTCTGCGGCTTGAAGTCTTTGATGACGActtactctttgatgacttgctaGGAGTCTGCCAACGTCAAATCAAGTTGGGAACCCACCAACATGACTGTTACCTAAAAAAAGGTGGCATCCTGCACTACACCTACACCCTTGGCTAA